From Deltaproteobacteria bacterium, the proteins below share one genomic window:
- a CDS encoding metal ABC transporter ATP-binding protein: MTASASPERPLLALQHACLGYGPETVLDDVHLRIDAGEFVGLAGANGSGKTTLLRSMLGLLPPRGGNVERHMPRARLGYVPQHATLDAYFPLSVREVAAMGTYGRLRPWRLFPPSERQRVDKVLLQVGLVHLGRAVFFHLSGGQRQRALIARALAVDPALLLLDEPFAGVDRHTREDIARQLEEINRCSRLAIVICSHDADLLARSCDRVIQVSDGRVHGGIREAA, from the coding sequence GTGACCGCGAGCGCCTCGCCGGAGCGTCCTCTCCTCGCGCTCCAGCACGCGTGTCTGGGGTACGGCCCCGAGACGGTACTCGACGATGTCCATCTGCGCATCGACGCCGGTGAATTCGTCGGCTTGGCGGGAGCCAACGGGTCCGGCAAGACCACTCTCCTCCGGTCTATGCTGGGCCTGCTCCCGCCACGCGGCGGCAACGTGGAACGCCACATGCCGCGGGCCCGCCTCGGCTACGTACCCCAGCACGCAACCCTCGACGCCTACTTCCCGCTGAGCGTCCGGGAGGTGGCGGCCATGGGCACCTACGGCCGGCTGCGTCCCTGGCGGCTGTTCCCGCCAAGCGAACGGCAGCGGGTCGACAAGGTTCTGCTCCAGGTCGGCCTGGTCCACCTCGGGCGAGCGGTGTTCTTCCATCTCTCGGGCGGGCAGCGTCAACGGGCGCTCATCGCCCGCGCCCTGGCCGTGGATCCGGCGTTGCTGCTGCTCGACGAGCCGTTCGCCGGCGTGGACCGGCATACCCGCGAGGACATCGCGCGACAGCTCGAAGAGATCAACCGGTGCTCCCGTCTGGCCATCGTCATCTGCAGCCATGACGCCGACCTCCTCGCGCGGTCCTGTGATCGCGTCATCCAGGTCTCGGACGGTCGCGTGCACGGGGGCATCCGCGAAGCCGCGTAA
- a CDS encoding HD domain-containing protein, whose product MRSDYHGCSLIADPIHRYIPFTVPEEPGEVTEKDLIDSPWFQRLRYIFQLQSARWVYPSAEHSRFQHCLGAMHLAGAFARGLYPSLHNVLGEDCPSANYVEAYMRVIGLLHDVGHGPFCHFFDNHFLSDHGLIHEDLSQVIIREHLGDLIRGIRRSPSGPFAEGEELDPDEIAFPIKKDSDDDPARPRWVRFLQPLTNGILTFDNLDYVSRDSYMCGVAIGPIDRERLMYYTFISPKGLTLHRSGEGALTMFLNARKYLYENVYFHRTTRAIDAHLQELFPETMARIAPGNPLEHMDRYLHLTDWSLLQEVSHWRRLGTPLGREWGRILDRDLKWRLAYERSLAGSELDAGLDAIGVRDWEARVRAALPADRRDLVFRVDMASQDSRPENPMAMGKKQIHTYDPSTGIITKESMAELFAYIPSKIVKFRVFALDHAHDRLLASCTEEVLRAAAG is encoded by the coding sequence ATGCGCTCTGACTACCATGGCTGTTCGCTCATCGCCGACCCGATCCACCGCTACATCCCCTTCACCGTGCCCGAGGAACCGGGCGAGGTCACGGAAAAGGACCTGATCGACTCTCCCTGGTTCCAGCGCCTGCGCTACATCTTCCAGCTCCAGAGCGCGCGCTGGGTCTACCCCTCCGCGGAGCACAGCCGCTTCCAGCACTGCCTCGGGGCCATGCACCTGGCCGGGGCCTTCGCCCGCGGGCTGTACCCGTCCCTGCACAATGTCCTGGGCGAGGACTGCCCCTCCGCCAACTACGTGGAAGCGTACATGCGCGTCATCGGGCTGCTGCATGACGTCGGCCACGGCCCGTTCTGCCACTTCTTCGACAACCACTTCCTCAGCGATCACGGACTGATCCACGAGGACCTCTCCCAGGTCATCATCCGCGAGCACCTGGGCGACCTCATCCGCGGCATCCGCCGGAGCCCGTCGGGCCCCTTCGCCGAGGGCGAGGAACTGGACCCCGACGAGATCGCCTTTCCCATCAAGAAGGACTCCGACGACGACCCCGCGCGCCCGCGCTGGGTGCGCTTCCTGCAGCCGCTGACCAACGGCATCCTCACCTTCGACAACCTCGACTACGTGTCGCGCGACTCGTACATGTGCGGCGTGGCCATCGGCCCCATCGACCGCGAACGGCTGATGTACTACACGTTCATCTCGCCCAAGGGACTCACGCTGCACCGTTCCGGCGAGGGCGCTCTCACGATGTTCCTGAACGCGCGCAAGTACCTCTACGAAAACGTCTACTTCCACCGCACCACCCGGGCCATCGACGCGCACCTGCAGGAACTGTTTCCGGAGACCATGGCGCGGATCGCGCCGGGGAATCCCCTGGAGCACATGGACCGGTACCTGCACCTGACGGACTGGTCGCTCTTGCAGGAGGTCTCACACTGGCGCCGGCTCGGCACGCCGCTGGGGCGCGAATGGGGGCGCATCCTCGACCGCGACCTCAAGTGGCGGCTGGCCTACGAGCGGAGCCTCGCGGGGTCGGAGCTCGACGCCGGGCTCGACGCCATCGGCGTGCGCGACTGGGAAGCGCGCGTGCGCGCCGCGCTGCCGGCCGACCGGCGCGACCTGGTCTTCCGCGTGGACATGGCCAGCCAGGACTCGCGCCCCGAGAACCCCATGGCCATGGGCAAGAAGCAGATCCACACCTACGACCCTTCCACCGGCATCATCACCAAGGAATCCATGGCCGAGCTGTTCGCCTACATCCCCTCCAAGATCGTCAAGTTCCGCGTCTTCGCCCTCGACCACGCCCACGACCGCCTGCTGGCCTCCTGCACCGAGGAGGTCTTGCGCGCCGCCGCGGGGTGA
- a CDS encoding YbaB/EbfC family nucleoid-associated protein gives MRLVKVKRLVLGCAAFLLACGLSVPGGAQEPVDALKKQLRDMQQEMGDLMKRIEDLETKKAEADHVKSVEQSVKSIQESPSILNPSIGLAIDTTFESRPDTDGEFNVRSVELGLSAEIDPYARAYTFINGTGEGVEIEEAAVQTTSLPVNVTAGRFFADFGRLPQFHPHELPFVNTPLSMTRMVGGESLGTGVQWRYLFPTPFYLALSGGVFNEIGHAHGGEGHGHEEEGEEHEEEGEEHDEEGEEHEEEGEEHDEEGEEHEEEGEEHADEGGSRSLEDLTYLGRLHAYFDLSETWNLEVGSSLAHSPRTEMEEDSRRSLMGVDVTLRHRPLVPGFYEGFTVAGEWFVNRQDFHDVGTMTARGGYAYANWDVNPELPGKWSLGLLLDSAPELEDPDHRTLSLSPYITWAPSEFNRLRLQYTQGWDDDEGSSYDGSQVFLQWTTVLGSHTHGFRERR, from the coding sequence ATGAGACTTGTCAAAGTGAAAAGGTTGGTTCTCGGATGCGCGGCGTTCCTGCTAGCGTGCGGGCTCTCGGTACCGGGCGGAGCCCAGGAGCCGGTGGATGCGCTCAAGAAGCAACTGCGCGACATGCAGCAGGAAATGGGTGACTTGATGAAGCGCATCGAGGATCTCGAGACGAAGAAGGCCGAGGCGGACCACGTGAAGTCGGTCGAGCAATCGGTGAAGTCGATTCAGGAGAGCCCTTCGATCCTGAACCCGTCCATCGGTCTGGCCATCGACACGACCTTCGAGAGTCGGCCGGACACTGACGGGGAGTTCAACGTACGGTCGGTGGAGCTTGGACTGTCGGCCGAGATCGATCCCTACGCCAGGGCCTATACGTTCATCAACGGCACGGGAGAGGGAGTCGAGATCGAAGAGGCTGCCGTGCAGACGACGTCGCTGCCGGTCAATGTCACCGCGGGGCGGTTTTTCGCGGACTTCGGCCGCCTGCCCCAGTTCCACCCGCACGAGCTCCCGTTCGTCAATACGCCTCTGTCCATGACCCGCATGGTCGGCGGAGAGTCCCTGGGCACGGGCGTCCAGTGGCGCTATCTCTTTCCGACCCCGTTCTACCTCGCCTTGAGCGGCGGCGTGTTCAACGAGATCGGGCATGCACATGGTGGCGAAGGGCACGGCCACGAGGAGGAGGGCGAGGAACACGAGGAAGAGGGCGAAGAGCACGATGAGGAAGGTGAAGAACACGAGGAGGAGGGCGAAGAGCACGATGAGGAAGGTGAGGAACACGAGGAAGAGGGCGAAGAGCACGCCGACGAAGGCGGAAGCCGCTCCCTCGAGGACCTGACCTACCTGGGCCGGCTGCACGCCTACTTCGACCTGAGCGAAACCTGGAATCTCGAGGTGGGTTCGTCATTGGCGCATTCGCCGAGGACGGAGATGGAAGAAGACAGCCGTCGCTCGCTCATGGGCGTCGACGTGACGCTTCGGCACCGGCCCCTCGTGCCGGGTTTCTACGAAGGGTTCACCGTCGCCGGTGAATGGTTCGTCAACCGCCAGGACTTCCACGACGTCGGAACCATGACTGCCCGCGGCGGCTACGCTTACGCCAACTGGGACGTCAATCCGGAGTTGCCCGGCAAATGGAGCCTGGGTTTGTTGCTGGATTCCGCGCCCGAGCTGGAAGACCCCGACCACAGGACGCTCAGTCTGTCGCCGTACATCACCTGGGCGCCCAGCGAGTTCAATCGCCTGCGGCTCCAGTACACCCAGGGATGGGACGACGACGAGGGTTCGTCGTACGACGGTTCGCAGGTCTTTCTCCAATGGACCACCGTTCTCGGCAGCCACACGCACGGTTTTCGTGAGCGGCGCTAG
- a CDS encoding metal ABC transporter permease, whose amino-acid sequence MVQAFAEILDPAFLLFPAVLGSVVLGLVCPVVGGFLVLRRSVLLGLTLPQFAAAGAAFALFAHEVGLVPHPGHTSGDAHQIERLLAYAGSLLFTFAGMTLLALTDLRGGGRSETRLAVAYALAGSLMILFVAVHPFGDAAILGLVKGEAVVLSWTEFAVLSAVYAAVTAGLVLFRRELLMASFDRDLTFLLKGGTFTWDLLFHLLAGVTIALGVMMAGPLITFGLLVLPPIAARPLVSRMAPYFIVSSLAGAGIGLTGFAIAYRFDVPLGPAILTLGCGLVLAAHAPAWLGDRFRR is encoded by the coding sequence GTGGTGCAGGCATTCGCGGAGATCCTGGACCCTGCCTTCCTGCTCTTCCCGGCGGTCCTGGGAAGCGTCGTCCTGGGCTTGGTGTGTCCGGTGGTGGGGGGCTTCCTGGTGCTCAGGCGCAGTGTGCTGCTGGGCCTGACCCTGCCGCAGTTCGCGGCCGCGGGCGCGGCCTTCGCGTTGTTCGCGCACGAAGTCGGCCTGGTGCCGCATCCGGGCCACACGTCGGGCGACGCGCACCAGATCGAGCGCCTGCTGGCTTACGCGGGCTCGCTGCTGTTCACCTTCGCGGGCATGACGCTGCTCGCGCTGACGGACCTTCGCGGCGGCGGGCGCTCGGAGACGCGGCTGGCCGTGGCGTATGCCCTGGCCGGGTCGCTCATGATCCTCTTCGTGGCGGTCCATCCCTTCGGCGACGCGGCGATCCTGGGCCTGGTCAAGGGAGAAGCGGTGGTCCTGTCCTGGACCGAGTTTGCCGTCCTCAGCGCGGTCTACGCGGCGGTGACGGCGGGCCTCGTCCTCTTCCGGCGCGAGTTGCTGATGGCGTCGTTCGACCGGGACCTCACCTTCCTCCTCAAGGGAGGCACCTTCACGTGGGACCTGCTCTTCCACCTGCTCGCCGGAGTCACCATCGCGCTGGGGGTCATGATGGCCGGCCCGCTGATCACCTTCGGCCTGCTGGTGCTCCCGCCCATCGCCGCGAGGCCCCTGGTATCGCGCATGGCGCCCTATTTCATCGTGTCGTCGCTGGCCGGCGCGGGCATCGGCTTGACGGGTTTCGCGATCGCCTACCGGTTCGACGTGCCGTTGGGTCCCGCCATCCTGACGTTGGGCTGCGGCCTGGTGCTGGCCGCTCACGCCCCGGCGTGGCTCGGGGACAGGTTCCGGCGCTGA
- the thiL gene encoding thiamine-phosphate kinase, whose amino-acid sequence MKLRDLGEFGLIDLIQRKTPRRRGVRLGIGDDAAWVSTAGDSLLFTSDLLIEGVHFNREWISMRDLGHKSLTASLSDIAAMGGRPAFFLLSLALPDIDTRQAAALVDGIQALAAEHRVALVGGDTCAADRLTIDVFLAGEAPHGAVTRAGARVGDDIYVTGTLGDSALGLALLSDPRPKVSARDRNYLVGRHHRPSARVKTGMLLAREGLAHAMMDVSDGLAQDLGHICRASRTGAVVHQARVPLSPAFVRVAGPDDLWCALAGGEDYELLFTAAPDARKSVERVARRAGVPITRIGECVPRKRGVTLVDAGGECAPLSAGGYDHFRDAGRDVIPANPQVVDRSPGVLIPPGSSSPPRFVIPAKAGIQAG is encoded by the coding sequence ATGAAACTCCGCGACCTGGGAGAATTCGGGCTCATCGACCTGATCCAACGCAAGACCCCACGCCGGCGCGGGGTGCGGCTCGGCATCGGCGACGATGCCGCCTGGGTGTCCACCGCCGGCGACTCACTGTTGTTCACCTCGGATCTGCTCATCGAGGGCGTCCACTTCAACCGGGAGTGGATCTCGATGCGGGATCTCGGACACAAATCCCTCACCGCCAGCCTGAGCGACATCGCCGCCATGGGCGGGCGTCCGGCGTTCTTCCTCCTTTCCCTGGCCCTTCCCGACATCGACACGCGGCAGGCCGCCGCCTTGGTCGACGGCATCCAGGCGTTGGCGGCCGAGCACCGCGTGGCGCTGGTGGGGGGCGACACCTGCGCAGCCGACCGGCTCACCATCGACGTGTTCCTCGCCGGAGAAGCGCCCCACGGGGCGGTGACGCGCGCGGGCGCCCGGGTGGGCGACGACATCTACGTCACCGGCACGCTGGGGGACTCGGCCCTGGGGCTCGCGCTGCTTTCGGATCCGCGCCCCAAGGTGTCCGCGCGGGACCGGAACTACCTGGTCGGGCGGCACCACCGCCCCAGCGCGCGCGTGAAGACCGGCATGCTGCTGGCCCGGGAGGGCCTGGCGCACGCCATGATGGACGTGAGCGACGGCCTCGCCCAGGACCTGGGCCACATCTGCCGGGCCAGCCGCACGGGCGCCGTGGTGCACCAGGCGCGGGTACCACTGTCGCCGGCCTTCGTCCGGGTCGCCGGGCCCGACGATCTTTGGTGCGCGCTCGCCGGCGGCGAAGACTACGAACTGCTGTTCACCGCGGCTCCGGACGCGCGCAAGAGCGTGGAGCGCGTCGCCCGCCGCGCCGGCGTCCCCATCACCCGCATCGGCGAGTGCGTGCCACGGAAGCGCGGCGTCACGCTGGTGGACGCCGGTGGGGAATGCGCGCCCCTGAGCGCGGGGGGATACGACCACTTCAGGGACGCCGGGAGGGACGTCATTCCCGCGAACCCCCAGGTCGTCGACCGGTCCCCCGGGGTCCTCATTCCCCCGGGGTCGTCGAGTCCCCCCCGGTTCGTCATTCCCGCGAAAGCGGGAATCCAGGCGGGGTGA
- the lon gene encoding endopeptidase La: protein MEDSDKDAAALVDDRPVSEIPDIIPLLPIRDIVIYPYMMIPLFIGRELSINAVNEALERDRHIFLVVQKDAAEDDPTADDLYRVGTVATVLRMLKLDDGRVKILVQGMTKGILQEFVREEPYFETRIEKVIEPQVIEVSIEVEALMRNVKEKIEQILNLKSLPPEIVMVTDNVVDPGVLADLVASNLRLQIEESQAILEIYEPVERLRKVNELLTRELELATMQARIQNQAKDEMSKTQREYFLREQLRQIHQELGEGDEKTEEMNELKDQIDKAEMPPEVKKEADKQLKRLEQMHPESSESSLVRTYLDWMVELPWSVRTDDNLDLKKAKQVLDEDHFNLEKIKERFLEYLAVNKLRKKIRGPILCFVGPPGVGKTSLGKSIARALGRNFVRISLGGVRDEAEIRGHRRTYVGALPGRIIQGMKQAGSNNPVFMLDELDKVGNDFRGDPSAALLEVLDPEQNHAFSDHYLNVPFDLSSVLFICTANLLDTVPPALRDRMEVIHLSGYTNEEKLEIARRFLIPRQRQEAGISAELLDISQDAVLRIIEQYTREAGLRNLEREIAAISRKIARKVADGRTARTRVTRRNLHQFLGPPRFLTETQEQNEIGVATGLAWTSAGGELLHVEASLSKGRGNLTLTGQLGEVMRESAQAAVSYARAQAKNLGLEENFYQKQDIHIHVPSGSIPKDGPSAGITMGTALISALTKRPVSRNIAMTGEITLRGRVLPVGGLKEKCLAAFRSGVQTVAIPFQNQKDLEEIPRPLRNKLNFILARNMTDVLEVAFVDKPGRAPSKGTGSGTAAKAKKQARRSRPKSGGDRTVPANA, encoded by the coding sequence ATGGAAGACTCCGACAAGGATGCCGCGGCGCTCGTCGACGACCGGCCCGTGAGCGAGATCCCGGACATCATACCGCTCCTGCCCATCCGGGACATCGTCATCTATCCCTACATGATGATCCCCCTGTTCATCGGCAGGGAGCTGTCCATCAACGCCGTCAACGAGGCGCTGGAGCGCGACCGGCACATCTTTCTCGTGGTGCAGAAGGACGCCGCCGAGGATGACCCCACGGCGGACGACCTCTACCGCGTGGGCACGGTGGCGACCGTCCTGCGCATGCTCAAGCTCGACGACGGCCGGGTGAAGATCCTGGTGCAGGGGATGACCAAGGGCATCCTCCAGGAGTTCGTCCGGGAAGAACCCTACTTCGAGACGCGCATCGAGAAGGTCATCGAGCCTCAGGTCATCGAGGTGTCCATCGAGGTCGAGGCGCTCATGCGCAACGTCAAGGAGAAGATCGAGCAGATCCTCAACCTCAAGAGCCTGCCGCCGGAGATCGTCATGGTCACCGACAACGTCGTGGACCCCGGCGTGCTGGCCGACCTGGTGGCCTCCAACCTGCGCCTCCAGATCGAGGAGAGCCAGGCCATCCTCGAAATCTACGAGCCGGTGGAGCGGTTGCGGAAGGTCAACGAGCTGCTCACCCGGGAGCTCGAGCTGGCCACCATGCAGGCGCGCATCCAGAACCAGGCCAAGGACGAGATGAGCAAGACCCAGCGGGAGTACTTCCTGCGGGAGCAGCTCCGGCAGATTCATCAGGAACTCGGCGAGGGCGACGAGAAGACCGAGGAGATGAACGAGCTCAAGGACCAGATCGACAAGGCCGAAATGCCGCCGGAGGTCAAGAAGGAGGCCGACAAGCAGCTCAAGCGGCTGGAACAGATGCACCCGGAGTCGTCCGAGTCCTCCCTCGTGCGCACCTACCTGGACTGGATGGTGGAGCTTCCCTGGAGCGTGCGCACCGACGACAACCTGGACCTCAAGAAGGCCAAGCAAGTCCTCGACGAGGACCACTTCAACCTGGAGAAGATCAAGGAGCGGTTCCTCGAATACCTGGCGGTGAACAAGCTGCGGAAGAAGATCCGCGGCCCCATCCTGTGCTTCGTCGGCCCGCCGGGGGTGGGCAAGACCTCCCTCGGTAAATCCATCGCGCGCGCCCTCGGGCGCAACTTCGTGCGCATCTCGCTGGGCGGGGTACGCGACGAGGCGGAGATCCGCGGCCACCGCCGGACCTACGTGGGCGCCCTGCCCGGCCGCATCATCCAGGGGATGAAGCAGGCCGGCTCCAACAACCCGGTATTCATGCTGGACGAGCTGGACAAGGTCGGCAACGACTTCCGCGGCGATCCGTCGGCGGCGCTGCTGGAGGTGCTCGACCCGGAGCAGAACCACGCATTCAGCGACCACTACCTGAACGTGCCCTTCGACCTCTCCAGCGTGCTGTTCATCTGTACGGCCAACCTGCTCGACACGGTGCCGCCCGCGCTGCGGGACCGCATGGAGGTCATCCACCTCTCCGGCTACACCAACGAGGAGAAGCTGGAGATCGCGCGCCGCTTCCTGATCCCGCGGCAACGCCAGGAGGCGGGGATCTCCGCCGAACTGCTGGACATCTCGCAGGACGCGGTGCTGCGCATCATCGAGCAGTACACGCGGGAGGCCGGGCTGCGGAACCTGGAACGGGAGATCGCGGCCATCAGCCGCAAGATCGCGCGCAAGGTGGCGGACGGCCGCACCGCGCGCACGCGCGTCACCCGGCGCAACTTGCACCAGTTCCTCGGGCCGCCGCGCTTCCTCACCGAGACCCAGGAGCAGAACGAGATCGGCGTGGCCACGGGCCTTGCCTGGACCAGCGCCGGGGGCGAGCTGCTGCACGTGGAGGCATCGCTCTCCAAAGGCCGCGGCAACCTCACCCTCACCGGCCAGTTGGGCGAGGTGATGCGCGAATCGGCCCAGGCCGCGGTGAGCTACGCCCGCGCCCAGGCCAAGAACCTCGGGCTGGAGGAGAACTTCTACCAGAAGCAGGACATCCACATTCACGTGCCCTCGGGCTCCATCCCCAAGGACGGCCCCTCCGCGGGCATCACCATGGGCACCGCCCTCATCTCGGCGCTGACCAAACGGCCGGTAAGCCGCAACATCGCCATGACCGGGGAGATCACGCTCCGGGGACGGGTGTTGCCCGTGGGCGGCCTGAAGGAAAAGTGCCTGGCCGCCTTCCGCTCCGGGGTCCAGACCGTCGCCATCCCCTTCCAGAACCAGAAGGACCTGGAAGAGATCCCGCGTCCGCTGCGCAACAAGCTCAACTTCATCCTGGCGCGCAACATGACCGACGTGCTGGAGGTGGCCTTCGTCGACAAACCCGGCCGCGCACCCAGCAAGGGGACCGGCTCCGGGACCGCCGCCAAGGCCAAGAAGCAGGCCCGGCGCAGCCGCCCCAAGAGCGGGGGGGACAGGACGGTGCCGGCGAACGCGTAG
- a CDS encoding archease produces MADEEKKYRVLRRASELSVRLTGDSLPRVLADAGFALFDLLVDLDAVEAPESVTIEVEGVDHDDLMVNWIRELLYEYQASGYVLKEFTIHEAGEFFVRAEGRGEKFDPDRHEERETIAAVNERSSHLGKMGDQWTAQVGFEL; encoded by the coding sequence ATGGCCGATGAAGAAAAGAAATACCGGGTCTTGCGACGGGCGTCGGAGCTGAGTGTCCGGCTCACGGGCGACTCCCTGCCGCGGGTGCTGGCGGACGCGGGGTTCGCGCTCTTCGATCTGCTCGTGGACCTCGACGCCGTGGAGGCGCCGGAGAGCGTCACAATCGAGGTGGAGGGCGTGGACCACGACGACCTCATGGTAAACTGGATTCGCGAGCTGCTCTACGAGTACCAGGCGAGCGGCTACGTGCTGAAGGAGTTCACGATTCACGAGGCCGGCGAGTTCTTCGTGCGCGCGGAGGGCCGCGGTGAGAAATTCGATCCCGACCGCCACGAAGAACGCGAAACCATCGCCGCGGTCAACGAGCGCTCGAGCCACCTGGGGAAGATGGGCGACCAATGGACCGCCCAGGTGGGGTTCGAGTTATGA
- a CDS encoding metal ABC transporter substrate-binding protein — MTSPFIRWWPRAAFTLSLVLLLAGPAAAQKIRVVTTIPDLADITRRIGKDRVSVNSLTLGVRDIHSVQVKPSMVTLLNRADAVVLMGLSLEHAFLPALLDVAANPRIARGGIGYIDTSTGVVPLKPPKTLSRKGGDIHPRGNPHYNLDPVLGKLIARNIAEGLSKAHAEHRSFFMENMQAYTAELDRRIPGWQKAARSLDGIQYVSYHDDMAYFAKRYGMRLFGTLEVAAGIGPTPAHIVQLVERMKAARVPLVVYGTYPSRVPQRVARETGAAVVPVPLYVGGRPGVDTYVKLIDYLVTHLSKAVRQ; from the coding sequence ATGACGAGTCCTTTCATACGGTGGTGGCCGCGGGCCGCCTTCACGCTGTCGCTGGTCCTGCTGTTGGCGGGACCGGCGGCGGCCCAGAAGATCCGCGTGGTGACGACCATTCCGGACCTGGCCGACATCACGCGGCGGATCGGCAAGGACAGGGTGTCGGTAAACAGCCTGACGCTGGGTGTCCGGGACATTCACAGCGTCCAGGTGAAGCCGAGCATGGTCACCCTGCTGAACCGCGCGGACGCGGTGGTGCTGATGGGGCTGTCGCTGGAGCACGCCTTCCTGCCCGCGCTGCTCGACGTGGCCGCCAATCCGCGGATTGCGCGCGGCGGCATCGGCTACATCGACACCTCCACCGGGGTCGTGCCCCTGAAGCCGCCCAAGACCCTCTCGCGCAAGGGTGGCGACATCCATCCGCGGGGCAATCCCCACTACAACCTGGACCCGGTGCTGGGGAAGCTCATCGCCCGGAACATCGCGGAAGGCCTGTCGAAGGCCCACGCCGAGCACCGCTCCTTCTTCATGGAGAACATGCAAGCCTACACCGCGGAGCTGGACCGGCGCATACCCGGGTGGCAAAAGGCCGCCCGGAGCCTCGACGGTATCCAGTACGTCAGCTACCACGACGACATGGCCTACTTCGCCAAGCGTTACGGAATGCGGCTGTTCGGCACCCTGGAAGTGGCGGCCGGCATCGGACCGACGCCGGCGCACATCGTCCAACTGGTGGAGCGGATGAAGGCCGCGCGCGTGCCGCTGGTGGTGTACGGCACCTATCCCAGCCGGGTGCCGCAACGGGTCGCGCGTGAAACCGGTGCCGCCGTGGTGCCCGTGCCCTTGTACGTCGGCGGGCGGCCCGGCGTGGACACCTACGTCAAGTTGATCGACTACCTCGTCACCCACCTTTCCAAGGCGGTCCGTCAGTGA
- the larB gene encoding nickel pincer cofactor biosynthesis protein LarB, with product MDEEQLTELLNRVRRGEVAVDDALERLRHLPFEDLGFAKVDHHRALRQGFPEVILGEGKEVADIAAIARAIRKRAVNVLITRLSDEKMDALKPRLRGFRFHREAHAATWRAKDAPLKGKGTIAVVCAGTSDIPVAEEAAVTSEIMGNRVERVYDVGVAGLHRLLGHHRQLTEAALLIVVAGMEGALPSVVAGLVRRPVIAVPTSVGYGASFHGLSALLAMLNSCAAGVTVVNIDNGFGAGYAASLINRD from the coding sequence ATGGACGAAGAACAACTTACAGAACTCCTGAATCGCGTCCGGCGCGGCGAGGTGGCGGTCGACGACGCGCTGGAGCGGCTGCGGCACCTTCCCTTCGAGGACCTGGGGTTCGCCAAGGTGGACCATCACCGGGCCTTGCGGCAGGGATTTCCCGAGGTCATCCTGGGCGAGGGCAAGGAGGTGGCGGACATCGCCGCCATCGCCCGGGCGATCCGCAAACGCGCGGTGAACGTGCTCATCACGCGCCTGTCCGATGAGAAGATGGACGCGCTCAAGCCGCGGCTTCGGGGCTTCCGTTTCCATCGCGAGGCGCACGCGGCCACGTGGCGCGCCAAGGACGCGCCGCTCAAGGGCAAGGGGACCATCGCGGTGGTGTGCGCCGGCACCTCGGACATCCCGGTGGCCGAGGAGGCCGCGGTCACCAGCGAAATCATGGGCAACCGGGTGGAACGGGTCTATGACGTGGGCGTGGCGGGCCTGCACCGGCTGCTCGGGCACCACCGGCAACTCACCGAGGCGGCGCTGCTGATCGTCGTGGCGGGCATGGAAGGCGCGCTGCCCAGCGTCGTGGCCGGCTTGGTGCGGCGGCCGGTCATCGCCGTACCCACCAGCGTCGGCTACGGCGCCAGCTTCCATGGCCTGTCCGCGCTCCTGGCCATGCTCAACTCGTGCGCCGCCGGGGTCACCGTGGTAAACATCGACAACGGCTTCGGCGCCGGCTACGCCGCGTCGCTGATCAACAGGGATTGA